In Solanum lycopersicum chromosome 3, SLM_r2.1, the genomic stretch TTAGCGCGATATTACGAGATTGTTTGATTGGgaataagttattttattatgtatataagaTAATTTATCCCTGTTACTAAGATATAATGGTGAGATAAATAACACCTCCAACCAAACACAGAATAAAATAATTCTGTATTTTGTTCCTAAGTATAAATGATAattcaaaaatacatttttataatgatgttattaaaaaatatttattagctAGAAAGATTATGTGGACTAGAAATACTACTACTTCCTTGTCAAACATATCAAAGTTGGAGGCCAATGGAACTCATGATTTATTTTGACTTAATATTATCTTAATTATAGTCGAGgattttttgaaaatagttttttatttcaatgagtaggaataaaatcaatataaatttctATCCTTTTCgattcttatatataaaattacaacAAGTATATTACTGTTATTAAATATTATCATGCATTGAGTTGTCACAGCGCTTCCATCCCCTAGAGGTATGGTTgcattttcaattctttttcgGAACTAATTCCTCAAAGcacatattttagtttttttctatagtattcatattaattgatgTATAAAATTTCGaatgaattttcattttaaaatataggtAATAATGTCTAGATGTAATAGCTGGCATATCATGGTGAAGGTACTAAGGTCAAAATCAGCAAAATTAATGAGCATTGACGTAGTTATGTCAAAAGAATATTAGAATTGATTCAGAAAAATTTAGCTGTTACCTACCTTTTTTCATccatctaattttatttttaatttgtttgaaatttcaaatattaaacaaaCCATACTAAACTTTATAACATGTTTTGACCAACCTGTTCATGTTACAGAACAAGATTGAATACTGTATGTGTTTGCTTTTTTTTGCAGAAACAAATATAGATTCTCATATCTAACGTGTTTTTACCCTCTTAAAAGATGTATAGTCACTAGGGATCGACAATTGAATAAATTAGATTAAATTTGGACGGATCATAATCGAGTCAAGATCATTCAACCCAAATTTACTTAGGTCAAAATGGATTTGATAATAGATTACATTACAGGTCATAATCCAACCCAATCTAATTTTTActaaacttaattattttatctttttctttaaaactattttaatagctaataaaatcactttttttctttattatggcTATGTacaatttacaaaattaaaaaaaaaaattctaactttTTTTCATAAGATTTCTCATCAAGTCAATTCGAATTATATATTaaccaaatttttaaaaaggattGGCATGAATTGAGCTAGTAAATGAACGAGTCAATAACCCATCCGAACTTAAATGAATTGCGAGCTGAGTTTGATTTGGCCCTCTTAATAGTCACTATAGCACCTGAAAGTGAATATACAAATTACAGACATTTTCTGATATTCCTCcattttctattctttttttttaaaaaaaacttctttattattatttttgctatACAACATCAAACAATGTTGCCAATGTCAATGCTCATGGctaaagagaaaacaaaaacaatccAAACCAAAACTATCAAACTCCAATTGTTCTTATTGTGTAACCTTCTTGGGTACAACAGACACAGGCTTCTGATCGTTAAAACGAGCAGACCTATTCAGCGTCCTTTGCGCTAGCTGCTTCCATCAGGCCATTACGTATCTGATCACCAATGTCGCGAACATGGCCAGGACCATGTGGTATGAAAAcggttgtgttctttgaagagtTCCCAAGGTCTTTGATGGTGTCAAAATATTGGGTGATCATTATAAGATCCATTACTTCTTTGGCAGAGGTCCCTTCTACTTTATGTGAGAAGTTTAAGATGTTTTCTCTCAAACCATCGGTAATTGCCTGCCTCTGCCTGGCAACCCCAACCCCACCTAAATACTTGGCTTCAGCCTCAGCTTCTGCTTTCTTAACTTGCAGAATTTTATCTGCTTCTCCTTTGTATACACTAGCAAGCTGCATCCTTTGAGCTATAAcacaaaataagataaaatagtGTATAGTTCAGTAAACTGTCACTCTACGTAACAGAGAACAACAATCTATAATCtccattattttaattatatagtacTTCTGAAAACAAAAAGCGATAGATTAGGTAACATTTGTCTCTCCACACACCAGATGCATCCTCAATCGGCACCTTGCTCAAAGATATATTCCAAGTTCCAAAATGTGCATTAGAACTTACCGAGGAATACAACAGATCAGTACCATGAATGCTATTTTATTTGTACACTAAATCAGAAGTAGAAACTAAGAATTATCAACACTCTTTTCGTACGCTAATTCAGAGGTCAAAAAGCAGAAATTTGAAGTACAGTCCATGCTATTTGCATACGAATTCCCCTTCAAATTCAAAGCATGCACTTTATAACTATGCTAATTCAGAAGTAGAAACTAGAAACCAAGATCACCAACACTCTATTTGTACACTAATTCAGAAGTAGGAAAAACAGAAACATAGATACCATCGACACTCTATTTGTATACTAGTATAAATAAGTTCCCCTTCAAATCTTAAATCACACATTTCTTAAACAAGAAATTTTATTCATATGCAAAACTACAGCAGTTTCTTACCTGCATTTATCTCATTCATAGCTCTTCTCACAGAAGCATCAGGAATAATGTCAACCATCAGTATGTGCTCGATATTATATCCATACGCACCCATCACCTGATACATAAACAAACTAAATAAGAGACTCAAGAAACAAATATTTCCTATTGGAAATGGAGAAAGTTCCAAAGCCTAGTAAACTATGTAACAAATAACAATTATTCAAATGATTCCTAAAGCTTTCTTAAGGAACAATTTCATGATCTAAACTCTCTCTATTCCCCGTTTCTCCTTTTTGATAAGTCAGATTGAGATGgtattttttccttttgcatCTTCTTCTACATCCCTTTTTTGGggcagttttttttttgtttattgggGGGACAACAAACAGCTTCCAGTAAGTTCT encodes the following:
- the LOC101248644 gene encoding protein PPLZ12; translation: MGNVNCVFCGCIEQASVGVVEKWGRFDRLAEPGLNFWNPLAGECLTGTLSTRINSLDVKIETKTKDNVFVQLLCSIQYRVIRQNADDAFYELQNPTEQIQAYVFDVVRAHVPKMNLDELFEQKDEVAKAVLEELEKVMGAYGYNIEHILMVDIIPDASVRRAMNEINAAQRMQLASVYKGEADKILQVKKAEAEAEAKYLGGVGVARQRQAITDGLRENILNFSHKVEGTSAKEVMDLIMITQYFDTIKDLGNSSKNTTVFIPHGPGHVRDIGDQIRNGLMEAASAKDAE